Part of the Brassica oleracea var. oleracea cultivar TO1000 chromosome C8, BOL, whole genome shotgun sequence genome is shown below.
CTTCTAGTCCGACGAACCATTCTAGTGCGGCTCTAGTGAGGTTTTCGGCGAAGAAACGGCAGTACCCTGCTTCTTTTTCGTCGTCGGTGAGGTGTGCCCTTGATATCGCTAGACGGAAGGCTCGCACATGGGCTTTTGGGTCCGTGCTTCCGGCGTATTCGGGGAATTTTAGTTTCGCAACGTGATGTAGTCTTACACTGGCGATTCTGTTTGTAAATGGGGTCCTTCTTGTTTCCTCGATGACCATGTCGATGTCGGGAGCAGAGCTTGTTGACATGTGTAGGATCGCGTGTATTATTTTGAGCTCGACGTCGTTCCTTTCAATATAATTCTGGAAGATTCCGTTTTCACTCGGGGTTCTCATACCTTCCCTTTGGGGGTCGATATTGATGGGACCGCAGGGATCGTGTCTCCGAGTTTTTTCCGCTAGGTTTTCAAGCCCTGCCTGATGGAAGGTCCTCGTTGCAGATGGAGTTCGATTCTCGGGGGTGGAATGATTCGGAGGTGAAATTCGCGTCCCTGGCTCTCCTTGCCTCTCTATTGATCCATTATGGAATTGGATCGGGGTGCTTTGTAGTCGTTGGAGTTCGGATTCGATTTCGTCCAATCCACTGTAGCTTAAACTTCGGTGGGCGATGCCCTGCGGTGGGGGTCGTTGCGAATTTTCTCTCGTGTATCGTCCAGATCGGGCGCTTGGGATTTCTAGAGTGTCGAACAGTCCTGTACTTTGTACGTTGGACGTCGTCCTTAACGGATCGAGGGGTGTTCGGTTTCTTTCTCGAACGTTTGCAGCTCGATATTCTGCGAGTTCCTTTTCGGCTTGATCCAGCCTGTTAGCAAGGGCTTGATTGGTGATCCTTTGACTTCGGATTTCGTCGATTAGAGTTGTCATCATTCCTCGTAGTTTGGTCAGTTCTCCTCGGGTTTGGACTAGAGGAATCGGCGAAATCGGTCTAGATTGGGATCGAGTCGAATCGTCGGAGGGTGGTCTATCTCCGGGACGGTTCCAAACTCGAGCTCCATCTCATTCCGGAATTGTTGTCTGGTTGATCGGAGGAGGTTGATCTTGACTCGAAGTCCCGATCGAAGGGATTCCTTGCGTCGGGGCCGTTCCGGTCGCATCAGCGGTTCCCGTTAATCCAACCGGGGTTACTCCGGCTGGCGAGTTGGATCTGATAGGATCTTTGTCGTTGATTCTTGAAGGAGTGGTTCCTGATGTTTGGTTGGGATCCATAGTCGCGCTTAGGAAACTTAGATCGATTTCTTAGCAAAGATGTTTTTCGCTTATCTTCCCCACAGTCGGCGCCAAAATGTAGAACCTAAATTCTATACAAAGTATTTGATAGTGATCATGGTTGATCTAGGAAGACAAATGATGTAGGCAGCGATATCTTTAGAACACAACGATGTTTAAATAGTTTCCGGTAGGCGAAAATAAATTTTATTGATAACTGGGATCGAATACAATGAATTGAACTAGATCGAGTGATACAAAGGAGATCGATAAAAGAAGAATCTAAAAGTGGGAAGACAATAAGATCGATGTGAATGTGTAGCTCTCTCTAGGGTTTTCAACGTTTCCTCTTCCATGTTTCTTCTCCTTCCTTTATAGCAAGTCGACTCCGAGATCCCTGTGGCAGTTCCGCGATCTCAGCTTCTTGTTACGTGATCTCTGCGACCTCCGCAACTTTTGTTTCGAGCTCGACTCTCGTTGTGGGCCTCAGCCTGTCTCGGTCCATGCCTTGGATCGTGGCCCATTTCAGTATTGACCAAAATTGAGTTCAACAAATGGTACATATCAATGCTCAAGAAATAGTTAAGTTGATAACTCGAGAGCTTAAAATTATTGATTTGTTTATATATATTTCACATTTATATAAGATATTAATAGTTTTATTGATGAATTATTAAAATTATATATATGAAATAAAAGAAAATTAGACAAATTTATGTATTTGTACTAACATTATTGCTTGATTTAATAGATTTACATTGATTTAAACCGATTCAAAGCAGTTTAAACTGAGTTGAATCGTAGAATTTGGATTTATAAAAATTGTTTCAGATAATACTGATTTGCCACCTAGACGGAAGTTTAGAACCATGTTACATATTGAAAGCACTTCCACTACCACCTCTTAGTAAAACAAGATAGATATTAGTTGAAGAACAAAAACCAGTAGTTGTTGTCAAAAAAAAAACAAAACAAAACAAAAACAAAAACCAGTAGTCAAGAATTGCATAAATATCAATCAGACTAAACACAACGGAACAAAACTTACTTCTCGTCCACTGAGGACTTACTCGCCGCCCATGGGTCTCTTACCCCTCGGTTTTTTTGCCTTTCTGGCCTGATTTACCGGAGGCACTCTTCATCCCCTTCCTACCAGGCTTGCCTCCTCGGCGTTGCCTAGCATCACTCTTCATCCTTCTATCCACTCTCTTCTGACCTTTCCCAACCTTAACCCCAACTCCTTTCTTCGACACAACCAGCTCTTTCTTAGCCTTCCTCGGCTCTGCCGCTTTCTTGTATAGCTTGTCTATCATCTTGTCCTTTGAACGGTTCGATATATCAGCCGTGTCGGATATTACGTTTGCCTTCTTCCTCACCTTCTCAAATCTTTTCGCAGCCGCTCGCTTCTTCCGTGCCTTGGCCTCCGCCACTTTCTTGGCTGGACGAGCGTTGATTTCTCTGAACTGAGCCTTCACTGCATTAGCTTCTTCTTTCGTGATGGGTTTCATCGGTTGCCTGTGGTGTTTCTCGTCGTCCAAAAACCATTTAGGTAGTAAACCTTCGTCCGCAAGCATGTGTCTGTTATAAGTATCGTCAAGCATCTCTTCCCTCTGCTTCTTCTTTAGCATTTTCTTGGCACATGCCAACATCTCGGCCTTTGTATGAACGTCGTCCTCAGAGGATGAGTCCGAGTCTGAATCAGTGGCTGGTGGAGGAACTATCTCGAAATCTTCTTCCTTCTTGGAGCTGATGGGTAAACTCTGACCAGTCAAGACGCTTGCTTTTGATGCCTTTTGTTTAGACATTACGTCATCACTGTCATCTTCACCCAAGTCTCCTTCTTCCACGGCTTCAGCAAATATATCCTGACTGAACCACTGGTTGGAGATTTCTTCCTTTGTTTGGGTCTCTCCATCATCCAGTGGCACCACAAGTGGGTTTGCCTCGTCCGTCTCTTCCTTTATATCTGAATCATAATCGAGTTTCATCTCCTCATCTCCATTACCCTCCTGCAAAGACAAAGCAAGTTCCAAAAATATATGTAGGATCCATGAACATGAGGGTAAAGTAACAATGATGGTACCTTAAGCTTCTCAACGTGTGTCTGCTTAGCTCGCTTCCTTTGCTTTGCGCTTCCTTCTTTCTTAGCCATATAACGGTCATATGCCTCGTCAAACATCTCTTCCATTTGTTCAGTGTATCTGTAATGTTCAAAAATATTAAATAACTACCAATCAAACTTCGGCAAGGTATGACAATCTTGAAAGAAAAAAACATTCTATAATCTACAGAAAAAATGCATAAGTCAGGCAGCATGACCTCTGACGCTCTTCATCAGAATCTATGTCACCGTCTTTGGAGTCATCTGAAGTTCCATCACCACGATCTTTGTTCTCACTTTCATTGGCGTTGGCGTTATCATCTTCGTCAACTGCCATTAGATCTTTCTTTCCCTGTAAAGAATAAATAAATGAAGATCTTTACGTCTTTACACGCTAATTCGGAGTAGAATCATATGTTAAATAATTGAACTCTAGCAATACAAGCTTCCTTTTGGTGCAGACATAAAAAAAAAATTAACGCAGAGATTGGAAACGAAAATAGAGTACCTTGATAGCAGCAAGAGAGAACAGTTCATGGTCTACGTAACCATCTTCAAGTGCATCTATTTGTGGATTTGTCGCCTTCCTCGTCTTATCCTAGCAAAATCAAATCGAATTAAGCAAAAATAAGGATGAGGTCTAAAAGATCCATCACTAAAGACCACTGGCCACAACCTAAATTAAGTGCTCTTAATTAAGTGAATCATGACTTCCGGAATACTAATATCTATTTTGGTACTATGATCAAAATGATTACTCTAATCAGTTGGTTTTGCAAGTGAATTTAAATGGGCTAAGCCCTGCTTAATTCGACCTTGTCATGACTAAAGCAAGTTTAATTTCTCCGTAATAGATGGGAAAGCAACTAGTTGGAAAGTCCACTTGACCATTTACCAGAGAAAACGACCATTTGGAATGGAACAAAAGGTTTAAAAATAATAACCTTGGCCCGTCGTTTTGCAAGAAGCTTCTTTGCCTGTTTCTTCTTGCGGTCTGCTGCGTTAGTGAGCTCTTCCAATTCACTGAGTAGTCTATCATCCTCATTT
Proteins encoded:
- the LOC106310206 gene encoding putative rRNA methyltransferase; the encoded protein is MGKAKYDRRLDKYYRLAKQRGFRSRASYKLIQINAKHSLLHKSHAVLDLCAAPGGWMQVAVEKAPFGSLVLGIDLVPIIPVRGCVAIQQDITRPECRSKIKQVMEKHGVRAFDLVLHDGSPNLGGAWSQELVSQNALVIDSVKLATEFLAPRGNFITKVFRSRDYHSVRFCLRELFEKVEELKPPASRSTSSETYLLGLNYKAPAKIDPRHLDYRHLFKETAEPTRKVVDVLGGSKQKRNRDGYEDGESILRKVASAADFIWSENPLEILGTVTCISFDDQASLPLKEHDLTTEEIKILCDDLPVLGKNDFKHILKWRMQIRKALTPEKKEVAKKEPDVGKENEENEDDRLLSELEELTNAADRKKKQAKKLLAKRRAKDKTRKATNPQIDALEDGYVDHELFSLAAIKGKKDLMAVDEDDNANANESENKDRGDGTSDDSKDGDIDSDEERQRYTEQMEEMFDEAYDRYMAKKEGSAKQRKRAKQTHVEKLKEGNGDEEMKLDYDSDIKEETDEANPLVVPLDDGETQTKEEISNQWFSQDIFAEAVEEGDLGEDDSDDVMSKQKASKASVLTGQSLPISSKKEEDFEIVPPPATDSDSDSSSEDDVHTKAEMLACAKKMLKKKQREEMLDDTYNRHMLADEGLLPKWFLDDEKHHRQPMKPITKEEANAVKAQFREINARPAKKVAEAKARKKRAAAKRFEKVRKKANVISDTADISNRSKDKMIDKLYKKAAEPRKAKKELVVSKKGVGVKVGKGQKRVDRRMKSDARQRRGGKPGRKGMKSASGKSGQKGKKTEG